Part of the Candoia aspera isolate rCanAsp1 chromosome 1, rCanAsp1.hap2, whole genome shotgun sequence genome, agcttccccactgactttgcttgtgggaagccagcaggaagtcgcaagtcgcagtcatgtgaagtcctcgcttaatgacctgtgatttttgcttaacagcagcaatggggactgtcaggattgccattgttaagtgatccAGTCACATGACGTTGCGCTTTACGactacatcgcttagcaatggaaattctggtccaattactgtcgttaagcgaggactaccttacaCAGGCACCAAAACCTGCTAAAAGAGTCTTCAATAATTAAGGCTGGGCTCACAGAGCCATTTGGGAGGAAACCAGGTATTTCCTCTACTCACACATTCatcttccttccccacccccagcgCCTCACCGTCAGGAATCTCATTGGGCTTTCTCCTCTTCTCATAGATGAAGATAATTGTGACAAGGACCAGCACCTCTGCCACAATTCCCAGGAATGGCCACAAAGCAGCCAGGCGGCTCCGCACCCGCAGGTCCACCACGGCGCTCCCGTCACCCAATTGGTTGGTGGCGTTGCACACGTAATTTCCAGGGTCCTTCTCGAGATTCAAGGAGAGGATCCAAAGATCTGTCCTGGTTTTGTTGGATGTGATGTAGAACCGGTCCTCAGTGCCGTTGACAATGGGctggaggagaggggagagaaggggGGTATCACCAGCCACAGAGACAGAGCCTTGCGAAGAGCTGCTCTTGAAGATGACTCACGGTTGCAGAACGAACAGCCCACAGCAGTCGCTTTCTCAAAATGTCCAAtccattctgggcaccaaacCTGAAAATCTGAGTCTGGAAGCTTCCTGATGGCAAGTCAAATCACCGCCCCGCCTAGCTCAGTATTCATGGCACTGACTGCACCAGCTCTTCGAGAGGGGCTTCCTAGCCCTTCCAAGGACATGACAAGAGTTGAAACTGGGGCCCTTTTTGCTCGCATGCGCTCCACAGCCCTACGCGCTCTGACACCGCCAGTTGGGAAAAATTGCCAGCCAGTTGTATAACCAGAGAAAGGAATCAACTGGGTCAAGGCTCTGTTGGTGGCCAGTCAGATCCCTTCAACAAAAGGAAAGTATTTTGGCTTTTTACACCAAAGCCATCTCTAGCTCTTAAGTTCAGAGTAATGTTGTTTGAAAACAGGCACCAAGTTTCTGGCCATCAGCAGGGGGCAGCAAATGCTGTATTTCCTGATTTCaagtgtgtttttctttttagaggTTTGCATGCTGATCTCTTCAACACGCAATCCCTGAAGCAAGGCCACTAACTGGAGGGGCTGCGTGTGGTTTCTTAACATGGTTTCTGTTTGGGGTGAGCTAGAGAGATGCAGGGCTCATGACAAAAAAGACACTAACCTGAAACCCCTCATCCGTCACCTTGTACCAAGTCCACTGGGTGACAGTCGGGTAAGAACTGCATTTGCAAGCCAGCATTATAGCATCCCCCTCGCCTCCATGTTCCGTCTTCTTGTGGGCCACCACGTGGGGTGGAACTGCAGCAGGAGACAGACAGGCCAGCAGATTGTAATCAGTTCAAAGAGGGGTCAGAGGAGATGCTGGTCAGGCAAACACGCCGGCCCAGAAACTCATCTACCGCGAACAAGATTTGCCAGAAGGTGACAACAAGGGGATTGCTCTGCAAGCTCTGGGAGTTGGCTCTTGGGGACAGACTTGCACAATGCCGGGAAAACCCAGGACGTTCATCTAGCTCGTTATCATACCAACCTTCCCCATTTTAGTGTCCTCAGGATTATTGGGATATGAATCCTGTAATTCCAGtatggaagttgtaatccaatTCACCTAGAGGATACCAGGCTGGCCTACATCAATGGAAATTTCCacaaatttttttggggggtgggggtgggggctgtacCTGGGAATGCTTGGGTTTCCTCAGGTCTTCCAGGGGAAAAATATTTGGGTACCTTTATGGTCCCCCCAGGTGATGAAAAATGGGGTGCTGCTTTCCTTCTCAGACTAGAGAGGAAGCCAGGAGAAACAATGAACAGAGGCTTGTTCCCCATGGATTTGGCAACACGAAGAGATAAGCCCTTCCCTTCTACATACAGCTTCGCCAACAGAAAGAGGAAAGGCAAAGAGCTGAAGCATCCACAGCAGTTACCTTTCACGTACACGGTTCCTTTTGCGATGGGCACCGTTTCAAAGATGCAGTGGTACTCTCCCGAGGTCTGATGATCCACTTTGGGGATCCTAGGACAAAAAATAACACACCAGGAGGTAAAGAGCAGAACACATGAGCCGTTACAGTGGGGAGGACTGGGAATGGATACTGCCCAACCACAGCTTCAGCCAGCAAACACAATGGGGTCAGGGAGTGATGGGAGCTACATTCCACAATCATCTCGGAGGAAATGCTGGATTAGATTTTCTACCAGAGGGTATAACCGACACCCTGAAACCGGCAGAGCCACACCTAATTAAAACTTTCTGGTACAGGTCTGTGACTCTTGAGAGGAAACTTTCCAGGAAGTTatcacagtaaaacaaaacagtggACAGAGTGATCCTGGATGTCCGAGAACCTTCCATGGGCAGATGTAACCGAAGAACAACAAACCGGAAGCAATCTGGTTTGTTTGGAGAGCAAACCAGTCGCTCCTCCTAAGACTGTGCCTCTTGTTCACTGCACAAGGCACTGTTCTTCGAGGTGGCCTGATGGGCAAATCTCTACGGATTGCCTGCCCGGTGGAATACCGCCCTCTTCCCAAGGGGTTTCTCTTTGTTTTACTAAGTTTGATGGATAAATCTTCAGTAATTAATACTATATACAGTAGCTACTGTTCTCGTTATAAGCGGCTGGCTAAAGTGTGCTTCCTCCTTTTCAGGAGATGTATACCTTTGAAATACCGTGGGCTTTTGCAGTATTTACCAGTTGGATTGAAACCAGATCAACAAAATCAATTCATCGCAGACTGCACTTCCCCATTCTGTGTGCTACACCGGCCACTGAGTGCTACACCGTTCTCAGGCGAAGAACACCTACCCAGCCCCACGTCCTCTCTAGTTCAGAAAGAAGCCAGCACCATCCAACATTTGAGGTAAGAACCAGAGATTTCTATGCAGTGCCAGTCAGCTAAGAACTGTTGTTTCTGCAGGCAATGCATTTCAGGCTTGCTGTTAGGCGAACTCATACTGCTCCCTTCTCCACCCAGCTGGCAAGATTCCAGGGAGGGGAGCAGGAAATGATGGTTAACGTCTTTTACTGCCAAGGACAGATTATAATCCTGCGCATACTTGCTAGGGAATAATCTCCATTAAACAGACAGCAATTTACTTCCGAGTGATTGTCCTGCAGTCAGATTTCTGTTTGACTTTAGGTACGTCTTGCAACACTGTGAAAAAGGATTCGCTGAATATTGGCCGTTGTTATGCAGGCCAAAGCAACTGGTTCCCCCTTCTGCATTTGGAGGATGTTGCTGACCCAAGATACATCACACTCCATTCATGTATGCCTTACTTCAAAGCCACCTACATGTATGAGGTAAAGTCCAGAGCAGTGTCATTGGAGTCAAGCTTTGTCTCCCCTTTCATCCAGTAATGGCCTTTGATAGCTGTGGGTGCTTCTGTTAGGTTACATGAAATAACCACATCTGATCCAGCAGTTACTTCAGGAGAGGTGGAGATTTTGGGCTCTGGttgtgaagaagaaaataaaactaggTTAGGATGTCATGGAGATGTCAGCACATTTTTAACAcctcttaaaagaagaaaagagccCTGGCTTTTGACACAGGGTTCAGTCACCTGCATGCCTGGGAAAAACAGCCTGATTGTAGCATAGTAACTTAACTCCTAATATTAACATCAAGGTTCTGAGATTTTAAACAATGCGGTCAGTTGTACAAATCATGAAACACCATGGAGTTAACATCCATACAactaccagatggatttgaagGGAAAGAGATTAGGAAACAGAGGTAACAATGGTTTCTAAGCAGCACAACGTCTTCTATGTGTATCGTTATTCTAATCTTAACTAACGACAAATACATCtatcagaataaataaaacagtgtaTCTACTGTATGCATACAGACCTACTGAATGGTTCAAACATTCTGGGTGCTTTATTTGTGGTTTTGGAGTAAATGTattaagcagaaaaataaagcaaatacatgTGCACAGTCTTCTCCTTTCTGAACAATCGCCAGGGAGAAACACTTAGCTGCATTCTCTCACCATCACCACTAGTGATGTGCACTAATGgtgtatattttttaataaacttaAATGGCGATATAGTTCTATTTCAGGACAGCAGCAGAAACTGCATCAAGGTTCTTTAGCCAGTTCTAGAAGAGAAATAAAAGCAGCAATCAGCAGCCAGTGGGTGGTATTTCTTCCTGACCCCGTAAAGAAGTTGACCCCAGCTCAACCACAGAGACTGGGGAAACTGCAAATTTCCTATAGGCTTCTTTGCCTCCTAGGAAAGGCATGTGCTTACATGAGGTTCACAGGTTTAATAATGGCAGAAGACCGTATATCAGCCTTCACCAGCCACGAAGGAGAAGTTCTCACCTGATGAGGTATAAACACGAGTCAGTCATAGCTGTCATAGCTATTTTCTTGGCATTGTTTTGGGGAGAAACAATAGAACTACAGCACCCCAGTTTGTATGCACAGAGTACCCAAGAGGCGCATGTGGCTATTTTCATGCTTGGTTTCTTTTGGAGTTcaataattaattattatatattttattttctatcccgccttcattatttttataaataactcaaggtggcgaacgtacctaatactccttccttctcctgttttccccacaacaacattcctgtgaggtgagttgggccgagagagggggaccggcccaaggtcacccagccggctttcatgcctcaggcaggactagaactctcagtctcctggtttctagccggttgccttaaccactagacccaactcCCCTCAATTACAAGTAAACAGTATGAAATGTAGTGAGTGTGCAACCTATACCTTCAAAAGAGGCACTGAGCTTTCACCTGACCATCTAAACAAAGATTTTGAGCACTGAAAGAAGTTTATCCAAGCTGTCATATTTAATCAccattttcatttcaaaagacAAATATTTTCCACCACATAATCAAGCCAATTCATCCAACTCAGCCATTTCCCATGGGATAGAGTATAAGGTGAAAGACACTCCTGAAACCTGTTTCCTAAAAATTAGAGCTTCCATTTatcaataattatttcatttttaaaaaataagccatTAATGGAATAGCGATTTG contains:
- the BSG gene encoding basigin isoform X1 — encoded protein: MVNSGILALVRYWLPPRWLAPFVLLKGECLGQTERVRLEWRGRVRSARGTDGGAVMAARLLMLMLGSLLCAIGGASAAAGFIKSPLSQKKLTEESVELHCEAVGSPIPEIQWWFEGAGPNDTATQLWDGAWQDRVKISATYQQLSSSTVCITNLTTEDSGTYECRASNDPDRNHLSKSPKVKWIRSQANVIVTEQPKISTSPEVTAGSDVVISCNLTEAPTAIKGHYWMKGETKLDSNDTALDFTSYMIPKVDHQTSGEYHCIFETVPIAKGTVYVKVPPHVVAHKKTEHGGEGDAIMLACKCSSYPTVTQWTWYKVTDEGFQPIVNGTEDRFYITSNKTRTDLWILSLNLEKDPGNYVCNATNQLGDGSAVVDLRVRSRLAALWPFLGIVAEVLVLVTIIFIYEKRRKPNEIPDDDDGGSAPLKGNTANNKDKNVRQRNAN
- the BSG gene encoding basigin isoform X2 — encoded protein: MVNSGILALVRYWLPPRWLAPFVLLKGECLGQTERVRLEWRGRVRSARGTDGGAVMAARLLMLMLGSLLCAIGGASAAEPKISTSPEVTAGSDVVISCNLTEAPTAIKGHYWMKGETKLDSNDTALDFTSYMIPKVDHQTSGEYHCIFETVPIAKGTVYVKVPPHVVAHKKTEHGGEGDAIMLACKCSSYPTVTQWTWYKVTDEGFQPIVNGTEDRFYITSNKTRTDLWILSLNLEKDPGNYVCNATNQLGDGSAVVDLRVRSRLAALWPFLGIVAEVLVLVTIIFIYEKRRKPNEIPDDDDGGSAPLKGNTANNKDKNVRQRNAN